One Sediminicola sp. YIK13 DNA segment encodes these proteins:
- the sufB gene encoding Fe-S cluster assembly protein SufB, with translation MAYTEEELKKELETKEYEYGFYTDIESDTFPNGLNEDIVMAISKKKEEPQWMTDWRLEAFRVWKEMTEPEWANVHYTKPDFQAISYYSAPNKKPKYDSIDEVDPELLETFKKLGISLDEQKKLAGVAVDIVMDSVSVATTFKKTLAEKGIIFCSISEAIKEHPELVRKHLGTVVPQKDNFYAALNSAVFSDGSFCYIPKGVRCPMELSTYFRINQAGTGQFERTLVIADEGSYVSYLEGCTAPSRDENQLHAAVVELIALDDAEIKYSTVQNWFPGNKEGKGGVYNFVTKRGICEKNAKISWTQVETGSAVTWKYPSCILKGDNSIGEFYSIAVTNNHQQADTGTKMIHLGKNTRSTIISKGISAGKSQNSYRGLVQINSRAENARNFSQCDSLLMGNECGAHTFPYIEVKNKTAQIEHEATTSKIGEDQIFYCNQRGINTEKAIALIVNGFSKEVLNKLPMEFAVEAQKLLEISLEGSVG, from the coding sequence ATGGCATATACAGAGGAAGAATTAAAGAAGGAGCTGGAGACCAAAGAATATGAATACGGTTTTTACACGGATATAGAATCGGATACCTTTCCAAATGGTCTTAACGAAGACATCGTAATGGCTATTTCCAAAAAGAAGGAAGAGCCACAATGGATGACAGATTGGCGATTGGAAGCTTTTCGTGTCTGGAAGGAAATGACAGAGCCGGAATGGGCCAATGTACATTATACCAAACCAGATTTTCAGGCAATTTCCTATTATTCAGCACCAAATAAGAAGCCTAAGTACGATAGTATTGATGAGGTAGATCCAGAATTGTTGGAGACCTTTAAAAAGTTGGGGATCTCTTTGGATGAACAAAAGAAATTGGCAGGTGTAGCCGTGGATATCGTAATGGATTCGGTTTCTGTAGCTACAACTTTTAAAAAGACATTGGCGGAAAAAGGAATCATTTTCTGTTCTATTTCAGAAGCTATAAAAGAGCATCCTGAATTGGTGCGCAAGCATTTGGGGACTGTGGTACCTCAAAAAGATAATTTCTATGCTGCTTTAAATTCAGCGGTTTTTTCAGATGGATCTTTCTGTTACATTCCAAAAGGAGTTCGCTGCCCAATGGAACTTTCCACTTACTTTAGGATCAACCAAGCCGGTACCGGACAGTTCGAAAGGACTTTGGTAATTGCAGATGAAGGCAGTTATGTAAGTTATTTGGAAGGGTGTACCGCACCGTCCAGGGATGAAAATCAATTGCATGCAGCCGTGGTGGAACTTATTGCCCTGGATGATGCAGAAATAAAATATTCAACAGTACAGAACTGGTTCCCAGGAAACAAAGAAGGAAAAGGTGGCGTGTACAATTTTGTGACCAAAAGGGGTATTTGTGAAAAGAACGCCAAGATATCATGGACACAGGTTGAGACCGGTTCTGCAGTAACCTGGAAATATCCTTCCTGTATCCTTAAAGGAGATAATTCCATAGGTGAGTTTTATTCTATTGCTGTGACCAACAACCATCAGCAGGCAGATACAGGTACTAAAATGATACACTTGGGTAAAAATACAAGGAGTACCATTATCTCGAAGGGTATTTCTGCCGGAAAATCACAGAACAGTTACAGAGGGTTGGTACAGATAAATAGTAGGGCAGAAAATGCCAGAAATTTTTCACAGTGCGATTCCCTATTGATGGGCAACGAATGTGGAGCACATACGTTCCCATATATTGAAGTAAAAAATAAAACTGCGCAGATAGAACATGAGGCTACCACGAGTAAGATCGGGGAAGACCAGATTTTCTATTGCAACCAAAGGGGAATAAATACAGAAAAGGCTATTGCCCTGATTGTAAATGGCTTTAGCAAAGAGGTATTGAACAAGCTGCCGATGGAGTTCGCTGTGGAAGCACAAAAAC